One Micromonospora sp. WMMD812 genomic window carries:
- the mptB gene encoding polyprenol phosphomannose-dependent alpha 1,6 mannosyltransferase MptB, producing MPHHLARWTGLAGSALLAVAAVLGGVLPHGDLRSTPLSIWQGPNGPLIIFAWLIGTGLLAHAWWSLRDAELSARWVLVTAGLWLLPLLFAPPLGSRDVYAYACQGASYSGGINPYEQGVSALPCPWLDTMSYIWRDTPAPYGPLFVVLSGAVVSATGSLIASIALFRLLAVAGLALTAACLPVLARRCGVPAGRALWLALASPLVAVHLVSGAHNDAIMVGLLVAGLAVVASRPGRPGPLLAGGALLGLAAAIKVTALVVVPFAALAAIVGGYSIRALIRHGGWVVAGAVGVVVAVTVAAGLDFGWISGLEQGNLVIAWTSPSTAVGQTIGYLGLPFGWHGDALPVTRAIGMAVLAVLLVWLWWRARSRDPLPHAGLALAATVALAPLFHPWYWTWPLTVLAATTLHARWAALVALVSSFLVLADGTGLARYSKTVGAPLMTLLVIVVVVRLVRSARAARRPVAVE from the coding sequence GTGCCTCACCACCTCGCGCGCTGGACCGGGCTGGCGGGATCGGCGCTGCTCGCCGTCGCCGCCGTGCTCGGCGGAGTGCTGCCCCACGGAGACCTGCGGTCCACCCCGCTCAGCATCTGGCAGGGCCCCAACGGTCCGTTGATCATCTTTGCCTGGCTGATCGGCACCGGCCTGCTGGCGCACGCCTGGTGGTCGCTGCGGGACGCGGAGCTGTCGGCCCGGTGGGTCCTGGTCACCGCCGGGCTGTGGCTGCTGCCGCTGCTGTTCGCGCCGCCGCTGGGCAGCCGGGACGTGTACGCGTACGCCTGCCAGGGCGCCAGCTACTCGGGCGGGATCAACCCGTACGAACAGGGCGTCTCCGCCCTGCCCTGCCCCTGGCTGGACACCATGTCGTACATCTGGCGGGACACCCCGGCCCCGTACGGCCCGCTCTTCGTCGTGCTCTCCGGCGCGGTGGTGTCGGCGACCGGCTCGCTGATCGCCAGCATCGCGCTGTTCCGGCTGCTCGCGGTGGCCGGGCTGGCGCTGACCGCGGCGTGCCTGCCGGTGCTGGCCCGACGCTGCGGCGTGCCGGCCGGCCGGGCGCTCTGGCTGGCGCTGGCCAGTCCGCTGGTGGCGGTGCACCTGGTCTCCGGGGCGCACAACGATGCGATCATGGTCGGCCTGCTGGTGGCCGGCCTGGCCGTGGTGGCGTCGCGGCCGGGCCGCCCCGGCCCGCTGCTCGCCGGCGGCGCGCTGCTCGGGCTGGCCGCCGCGATCAAGGTCACCGCCCTGGTCGTGGTGCCGTTCGCGGCGCTGGCCGCGATCGTCGGCGGGTACTCGATCCGGGCGCTGATCCGCCACGGCGGCTGGGTGGTCGCCGGCGCGGTCGGTGTGGTCGTGGCGGTGACCGTCGCCGCCGGGCTCGACTTCGGCTGGATCAGCGGCCTCGAACAGGGCAACCTGGTGATCGCCTGGACCTCGCCGTCCACCGCGGTCGGGCAGACGATCGGCTACCTGGGCCTCCCGTTCGGCTGGCACGGCGACGCGCTGCCGGTGACCCGGGCCATCGGCATGGCCGTGCTCGCCGTGCTGCTGGTGTGGCTCTGGTGGCGGGCCCGCAGCCGGGATCCGCTGCCGCACGCCGGCCTGGCGCTGGCCGCCACGGTCGCCCTCGCGCCGCTCTTCCACCCCTGGTACTGGACCTGGCCGCTGACCGTGCTCGCGGCGACCACGCTGCACGCCCGGTGGGCGGCGCTCGTCGCGCTGGTGTCGTCGTTCCTGGTGCTGGCGGACGGCACCGGCCTGGCGAGGTACTCCAAGACCGTCGGTGCGCCGCTGATGACGCTGTTGGTGATCGTGGTGGTGGTCCGCTTGGTACGGTCGGCTCGGGCGGCCCGCCGGCCGGTCGCCGTGGAGTGA
- the mptB gene encoding polyprenol phosphomannose-dependent alpha 1,6 mannosyltransferase MptB, with protein MTGARPFPAGRPGPPGEAVDGRARWARYAGLTGAALLAVAGYLGGALPAAPLRVTPVSIWQGPHGPIVLGAWLIGTVLLVGAWWSLRQGAPSTGWAYRTAGLWAVPLLVTPPMGSRDVYSYACQGWTYAHGLDPYATGVAAAGCPWLDTVAPIWRDTPAPYGPLFVLLAALAVLLGGGLTGTIVLLRLIAVVGVLLAALCLPGLARAAGVPTRRAAWLLLACPLVGVHLVAGAHNDAMMLGLLLLGLLVLVRYPGRPRPLVIAGVLLGLAVAVKASALVVLPFAALAALLGRYTVRALLRDAGWLAGGVVAALLATSLLSGLGLGWVGGLSRSGESVQWTSPPTAVGFVVDYAGALFGREPDAVPVIRAVALVVLAGLLVALWWRAWAALRRLNDARQRVARLAAARSQVTLRLAGLALAATVVLAPVFHPWYATWPLALLAVAVATRTTWFVLPCAVASCLTLPDGTNLARFTKAPGALAMTALLLVLLTVTVTRRLRASRAPTPTPTPTPTPEPPSSRS; from the coding sequence GTGACCGGCGCACGTCCGTTCCCGGCCGGCCGTCCCGGGCCGCCGGGCGAGGCCGTCGACGGCCGGGCCCGCTGGGCGCGGTACGCCGGCCTGACCGGCGCGGCGCTGCTCGCGGTGGCCGGCTACCTCGGTGGGGCGTTGCCGGCCGCGCCGCTGCGGGTCACGCCGGTGAGCATCTGGCAGGGCCCGCACGGGCCGATCGTCCTCGGCGCCTGGCTGATCGGCACGGTGCTGCTGGTCGGCGCCTGGTGGTCGCTGCGCCAGGGCGCGCCGTCGACCGGGTGGGCGTACCGCACGGCCGGGCTCTGGGCGGTACCGCTGCTGGTCACCCCGCCGATGGGCAGCCGGGACGTCTACTCGTACGCGTGCCAAGGCTGGACGTACGCGCACGGCCTCGACCCGTACGCGACGGGGGTCGCCGCGGCGGGGTGCCCGTGGCTGGACACGGTGGCCCCGATCTGGCGGGACACCCCGGCCCCGTACGGCCCGCTCTTCGTGCTGCTCGCCGCGCTGGCGGTGCTCCTCGGCGGCGGGCTGACCGGCACGATCGTGCTGCTGCGGCTGATCGCCGTGGTCGGGGTGCTGCTGGCCGCGCTCTGCCTGCCGGGACTGGCCCGGGCCGCCGGGGTGCCGACCCGACGAGCCGCCTGGCTGCTGCTCGCGTGCCCGCTGGTCGGCGTGCACCTGGTGGCCGGCGCGCACAACGACGCGATGATGCTCGGGCTGCTCCTGCTCGGCCTGCTGGTGCTGGTCCGCTACCCGGGCCGGCCTCGTCCGCTGGTGATCGCGGGGGTGCTGCTCGGGCTGGCGGTCGCGGTGAAGGCGAGCGCGCTGGTGGTGCTCCCGTTCGCCGCGCTGGCCGCGCTGCTCGGCCGCTACACCGTACGGGCGTTGCTGCGGGACGCCGGCTGGCTGGCCGGCGGGGTGGTCGCCGCGCTGCTGGCCACGTCGCTGCTGTCCGGCCTGGGCCTGGGCTGGGTCGGCGGGCTGAGCCGCAGCGGGGAGTCGGTGCAGTGGACCTCGCCGCCGACGGCGGTCGGCTTCGTCGTCGACTACGCCGGGGCCCTGTTCGGCCGGGAGCCCGACGCGGTGCCGGTGATCCGGGCGGTGGCGCTGGTGGTGCTCGCCGGCCTGCTGGTGGCGCTCTGGTGGCGGGCCTGGGCGGCGCTGCGCCGCCTCAACGACGCCCGGCAGCGGGTGGCCCGGCTGGCGGCGGCCCGTTCCCAGGTCACACTGCGCCTCGCCGGGCTGGCGCTGGCCGCCACCGTGGTGCTCGCGCCGGTGTTCCACCCCTGGTACGCCACCTGGCCGCTGGCGCTGCTCGCCGTGGCGGTGGCGACGCGGACCACCTGGTTCGTGCTGCCCTGCGCGGTGGCCAGCTGCCTCACCCTGCCGGACGGCACCAACCTGGCCCGCTTCACCAAGGCCCCCGGCGCGCTCGCGATGACCGCCCTGCTCCTCGTCCTGCTGACCGTGACCGTCACCCGCCGTCTACGCGCATCCCGCGCCCCCACTCCCACCCCCACTCCCACCCCCACCCCCGAACCCCCCTCCAGTCGATCATGA
- a CDS encoding helix-turn-helix transcriptional regulator, with translation MDTPLREPTFLILTALAGEPMHGYGLIGKVATLSDGRVSLRPGTLYGALDRLVDAGLVEVDREEVVDGRLRRYYRLSPAGDATLSAETERLRRNVEAATSRLRARARATRPLAPRTAGGLA, from the coding sequence ATGGACACGCCCCTCCGGGAACCCACCTTCCTGATCCTCACCGCGCTCGCCGGCGAACCGATGCACGGCTACGGTCTGATCGGTAAGGTCGCCACCCTCTCCGACGGCCGCGTTTCGCTGCGCCCGGGCACCCTCTACGGAGCGCTCGACCGGCTGGTCGACGCCGGACTCGTCGAGGTCGACCGGGAGGAGGTGGTGGACGGCCGGTTGCGCCGGTACTACCGCCTCTCCCCCGCCGGCGACGCCACCCTCAGCGCCGAGACCGAGCGGCTGCGCCGCAACGTCGAGGCGGCCACCAGCCGCCTTCGGGCGCGTGCCCGGGCCACCCGGCCGCTCGCCCCACGTACCGCCGGAGGGCTGGCATGA
- the glnA gene encoding type I glutamate--ammonia ligase, whose product MFANPEELLRYLKNEDVKFVDVRFCDLPGVMQHFNLPVESVSDDLFTDGLAFDGSSIRGFQAIHESDMLLLPDVATAFIDPFRAQKTLALNFFIHDPFTREAYSRDPRNVAKKAEAYLAASGIADTAYFGPEAEFYIFDSVRHETSAHQAFYYIDSIEGAWNTGREEEGGNRGYKTPYKGGYFPVPPVDHYADLRDSIVRRLIDTGFTVERSHHEVGTAGQAEINYKFSTLLHAGDQLQLFKYIVKNEAWASGKTATFMPKPLFGDNGSGMHTHQSLWLNGEPLFYDETGYAGLSDTARWYIGGLLHHAPSLLAFTNPTVNSYRRLVPGFEAPVNLVYSQRNRSACTRIPVTGSNPKAKRVEFRVPDPSANVYLAFSAMLMAGLDGIKNKIEPPAPIDKDLYDLPPEEWGDVKQVPGSLPAVLDSLEADHDYLLDGGVFTPDLISTWVEWKRSNEVDPVRLRPTPHEFAMYFDC is encoded by the coding sequence GTGTTCGCCAACCCCGAGGAACTGCTGCGATACCTCAAGAACGAGGACGTGAAGTTCGTCGACGTACGTTTCTGTGACCTCCCCGGCGTGATGCAGCACTTCAACCTGCCGGTGGAGTCCGTCAGCGACGACCTCTTCACCGACGGCCTCGCCTTCGACGGTTCGTCGATCCGCGGTTTCCAGGCGATCCACGAGTCGGACATGCTCCTGCTCCCGGATGTCGCCACCGCCTTCATCGACCCGTTCCGGGCGCAGAAGACGCTCGCACTCAACTTCTTCATCCACGACCCGTTCACCCGCGAGGCCTACAGCCGCGACCCGCGTAACGTCGCGAAGAAGGCCGAGGCCTACCTGGCGGCCAGCGGCATCGCCGACACCGCCTACTTCGGCCCCGAGGCCGAGTTCTACATCTTCGACTCGGTCCGCCACGAGACCTCCGCGCACCAGGCGTTCTACTACATCGACTCGATCGAGGGCGCGTGGAACACCGGCCGCGAGGAGGAGGGCGGCAACCGGGGTTATAAGACCCCGTACAAGGGCGGCTACTTCCCGGTGCCCCCGGTCGACCACTACGCCGACCTGCGCGACAGCATCGTGCGCCGGCTGATCGACACCGGCTTCACCGTGGAGCGCTCGCACCACGAGGTGGGCACCGCCGGCCAGGCCGAGATCAACTACAAGTTCTCCACCCTGCTGCACGCCGGCGACCAGCTCCAGCTCTTCAAGTACATCGTGAAGAACGAGGCCTGGGCGAGCGGCAAGACCGCCACCTTCATGCCGAAGCCGCTCTTCGGCGACAACGGCTCCGGCATGCACACCCACCAGAGCCTCTGGCTCAACGGCGAGCCGCTGTTCTACGACGAGACCGGCTACGCCGGCCTGTCGGACACCGCCCGCTGGTACATCGGCGGCCTGCTGCACCACGCCCCGTCGCTGCTGGCCTTCACCAACCCGACGGTCAACTCGTACCGTCGCCTGGTGCCGGGCTTCGAGGCGCCGGTCAACCTGGTCTACTCGCAGCGCAACCGCTCCGCCTGCACCCGCATCCCGGTGACCGGCAGCAACCCGAAGGCCAAGCGGGTCGAGTTCCGGGTTCCCGACCCGTCGGCCAACGTCTACCTCGCCTTCTCGGCGATGCTGATGGCCGGTCTGGACGGCATCAAGAACAAGATCGAGCCGCCGGCGCCGATCGACAAGGACCTGTACGACCTGCCCCCGGAGGAGTGGGGCGACGTCAAGCAGGTGCCGGGCTCGCTGCCCGCGGTGCTCGACTCGCTCGAGGCCGACCACGACTACCTGCTCGACGGCGGCGTGTTCACGCCGGACCTGATCTCCACCTGGGTCGAGTGGAAGCGGTCCAACGAGGTCGACCCGGTGCGCCTGCGCCCGACCCCGCACGAGTTCGCCATGTACTTCGACTGCTGA
- a CDS encoding RDD family protein translates to MPPAADPAFTPADLGRRFGALVIDWVLCLLVSNFFADPVRDGWAPVLVLILVYGFFLGLFAQTPGMYLTRIRCVSWHHGGRIGVPRALLRGLLLALVVPALIMDQHRRGLHDRAAGSAMTPA, encoded by the coding sequence GTGCCGCCCGCCGCCGACCCCGCCTTCACCCCGGCCGACCTGGGCCGCCGGTTCGGGGCGCTGGTCATCGACTGGGTGCTCTGCCTCCTGGTGTCGAACTTCTTCGCCGACCCGGTCCGCGACGGGTGGGCCCCGGTGCTGGTGCTGATCCTGGTGTACGGCTTCTTCCTCGGCCTCTTCGCCCAGACCCCGGGCATGTACCTCACCCGGATCCGCTGCGTGTCCTGGCACCACGGCGGCCGGATCGGGGTGCCCCGCGCGCTGCTGCGCGGCCTCCTGCTCGCCCTGGTCGTCCCCGCCCTGATCATGGACCAGCACCGCCGCGGCCTGCACGACCGCGCCGCCGGCTCCGCCATGACCCCGGCCTAA